One part of the Chryseobacterium sp. 7 genome encodes these proteins:
- a CDS encoding beta-1,6-N-acetylglucosaminyltransferase, translated as MKNVIWRRYSMVQAELDGIEYLLSMGVKRDYFINLSGQDYLLKSQKIIKEFLSENNGKSYIKIDNQ; from the coding sequence GTGAAAAATGTTATTTGGCGAAGATATAGTATGGTTCAGGCTGAGTTGGATGGTATAGAATACCTGTTGAGCATGGGTGTAAAACGGGATTATTTTATAAACCTAAGCGGGCAGGATTATCTGTTAAAATCACAAAAAATCATCAAAGAATTTTTATCGGAAAATAATGGTAAAAGCTATATTAAAATTGATAATCAGTAA